GTACTTGCGCATATACTATCACTACAACGGTCGTTACCGCTCATGTACGAACGACAACGGTCGAAAGAGTGGAATCGGAAAGTCGGTTCTACTGAATTGAAAGGATCGACCGCACTTATCCTTGGACCTGGTGCCATTGGTTCTGAAATAGGACGCTTACTTCAAGCATTTGGTGTGTCTACAATTGGGTGTAACAGATCCGGTAGGGTAAGCGAATCTATGGATGAAACGATAAAGTTTGAAGCTTTAATGGATAGATTGGGAGAAGCAGATTTTGTTATTACTGTTTTACCGAGTACGTTGGAAACAGAGGGGCTACTAACCGCAGCGCATTTTAAAGCTATGAAGGACAATGCAGTTTTCATGAACTTTGGCCGAGGAGACCTTTTCGGGGAAACGACCCTAGTGGCGGCATTGAAAAATAACGAAATTAGGCATGCTGTGCTCGATGTATTCGAAACGGAACCACTATCTGTTGATAATGAATTATGGAGTATGTCGAATTGCACGGTGTCCCCACATGTTTCAAGTCTTTCTGGAAAATATGTTGAAAGAGCTCTCGTTATATTTGAAGAAAACTTGGACAAGTGGCAACAGGGGGATATGGATCTTGTTAACTTGATTGACATGAAACTGGGCTACTGAAAAGGAATTATATATGTTTAAGTATTGAATGCACCATATTAATTAGGTGTATGGGATGAATAGACATAAATGAAGTTGTTTGTACAGCGCTTTAGTTGACATATGGATCCTACTTTAAGTAAACTAATGATAATAATTATAAAGTAAGAATCCTTATGGATAGAGGTGCATAGCGATGTCAGAAGTTAGATTGAAAGACGCGCTGGACACATTGAAAAAAAGTGGCGTCAGAATTACGCCGCAGAGGCATGCGATTTTAGAGTATCTTATCTCAACTGAGTCACATCCGACGGCTGATGATATATATAAAGCGCTTGAAAGTGATTTTCCTAACATGAGCGTTGCAACGGTCTACAATAACCTTCGTGTATTCCTAAATGCGAGACTTATTAAGGAACTAACCTATGGAGATGCTTCGAGCCGTTTTGACTTTGTAACTCATGATCACTATCATATCATCTGTAACGAATGCGGAACGATTGTTGATTTTCATCATCCTGGACTTCAAGAGGTAGAACGTTTAGCTTCTCATGTAACAGGATTCAATGTGAATTCCCATCGTCTAGAAGTATATGGTACATGTCCCTCATGTGCTTCACACGTAGTAAGTGCCAATTAAAAAAAGCGTCCTATACTCCTTCCGTGAAGGTTGTATCGGACGCTTTCTTTTATTCCTTGGGATTTTCTTTTTCAGCAACAGTTGTGCTCTTCGTTCTATTATATGATACGTCGAACTCTTTACCTTCTAATGTAGGGTCAAGTGTAAGGGGCTCTCGGCAATGCCCGCACATATCAACGCGCCCAAGCATTTTTGTGTGCTTACCACAACTTGGACAGACGATTTGAACGGCTCGCGTAGACAATGATCCAATCCATGCATAAACAACCGTACTGCCAAGAATGGCAAGGACTCCAAGAAACATGAAGATTAGCATAACGATTTCATATTTTCTGAAGAAAATTCCGATATACATAATGACGACCCCGGCAAATATTAAAGCAAGGGCGAATGATCGTATCCTATTTATCTTATTTTTATAGGGTTTCATCCAACGTACCTCCTTGATATATCCTCAACAACTATATCATATATTTTGTTTTCTACGTTATTTTACCTTCTTGAATAAAGGATATCCTTGCCACTTCGTCGAAAGGAAATGACAGGGAGGTGTGTTAGTGGAACAAGTATTAAGACCAATTTATCAGGAGCGGGCAAGTTTTCCGGAGACACTGGGTGTCATTCTTGTAGAAAAGAGAGGGAAAGAGGATCCAATTACAGATACATTCGATTC
This Sporosarcina sp. ANT_H38 DNA region includes the following protein-coding sequences:
- a CDS encoding D-2-hydroxyacid dehydrogenase, translating into MEVLFTFDMKKHQEEGLITRFPEVRFHFNKKPEDKEIQTATIIVTYGVDIDTTLLDRAKSLQWIMVASAGVEKMPLAEIAERNIMMTNVRGIHKTPMAESVLAHILSLQRSLPLMYERQRSKEWNRKVGSTELKGSTALILGPGAIGSEIGRLLQAFGVSTIGCNRSGRVSESMDETIKFEALMDRLGEADFVITVLPSTLETEGLLTAAHFKAMKDNAVFMNFGRGDLFGETTLVAALKNNEIRHAVLDVFETEPLSVDNELWSMSNCTVSPHVSSLSGKYVERALVIFEENLDKWQQGDMDLVNLIDMKLGY
- a CDS encoding YgzB family protein; translation: MKPYKNKINRIRSFALALIFAGVVIMYIGIFFRKYEIVMLIFMFLGVLAILGSTVVYAWIGSLSTRAVQIVCPSCGKHTKMLGRVDMCGHCREPLTLDPTLEGKEFDVSYNRTKSTTVAEKENPKE
- the perR gene encoding peroxide-responsive transcriptional repressor PerR, with the translated sequence MSEVRLKDALDTLKKSGVRITPQRHAILEYLISTESHPTADDIYKALESDFPNMSVATVYNNLRVFLNARLIKELTYGDASSRFDFVTHDHYHIICNECGTIVDFHHPGLQEVERLASHVTGFNVNSHRLEVYGTCPSCASHVVSAN